The Salvelinus namaycush isolate Seneca chromosome 1, SaNama_1.0, whole genome shotgun sequence genome has a window encoding:
- the LOC120053580 gene encoding protein FAM214B, whose protein sequence is MRHIHVELTRGSKEELAPVELPSDEGDLSPPAAPSQGPDPGVMVGVSRHFGQEQLRLQKVYQLSIFSQLGGFSTSDPPRTSEAQPGQAPRMARPGVKRGLEEPKLSHKWPHLAGDTYRDDDALEEGVLCGPGPGVGMGVGQVFSCITVDHRDSDGDLSPRSPPPEPLSPGHVPARRPAQHNHDRPVPDPWAPLSPKSPPMVEPHSPLGSRSPLPSTEPPPDPGGSGEGCSSGSSSSGQCQPNSCSDEGSYWALGAFETPNPPGPHLGPTGSPHYLLNTDPQGPGEGRECGAELKSSPPHPSTTASINELASLEKTPSTSGFRGVPSVPCPAKKKLLSSSDTAESCSEDEGPSTSKRSRLALLAPGLGLASCRGTDAKAAPFWNHLLPNAQGRAHAKSVSEVSRTSRRLKSRQLRSGRRTDTLCRSARSGWPSSSISRSLLGNFEESILKGRFSPSGRIEGFTAEIGASGSYCPQHATLPVHVTYYDISEHSAPSPFLGVISLEPLGKKGYSIPKAGTIQVTLFNPNKTVVKMFLVTYNFGDMPVNHMTFLRHRIFLVPVEEAGPDGEGPTEPRATPTERKKILCYLIHLRFQSSKSGKIYLHNDIRLLFSRKSIEVDTGIPYELKSFTEVPRNPKYSPRV, encoded by the exons ATGAGGCACATTCACGTAGAACTGACTCGCGGCAGCAAGGAGGAGCTGGCTCCTGTGGAGCTTCCATCCGACGAGGGGGACCTGTCTCCTCCTGCGGCCCCCTCACAGGGCCCAGATCCCGGGGTGATGGTCGGGGTTTCCAGGCACTTTGGTCAGGAGCAGCTGCGTCTCCAGAAGGTCTACCAGCTCTCTATCTTCTCCCAGCTGGGGGGGTTCTCAACCTCCGACCCCCCCAGGACGAGTGAGGCCCAGCCGGGACAGGCCCCTCGGATGGCCAGGCCGGGGGTCAAGAGGGGCCTGGAGGAGCCCAAGCTTAGCCACAAATGGCCCCACCTGGCTGGGGACACATACAGAGATGATGACGCCCTGGAAGAAGGGGTTCTGTGTGGGCCAGGACCTGGGGTTGGGATGGGGGTTGGGCAGGTATTCTCCTGCATCACGGTGGATCACAGAGACTCAGATGGGGACCTGTCACCTAGATCCCCCCCACCTGAACCCCTCTCCCCCGGCCACGTCCCCGCCCGACGCCCCGCCCAGCACAACCACGACAGGCCCGTCCCGGACCCGTGGGCTCCGCTGTCTCCCAAATCACCTCCCATGGTTGAGCCCCATAGCCCCCTTGGTTCCCGCAGCCCGTTACCCAGCACAGAGCCTCCTCCTGACCCTGGAGGGTCCGGGGAGGGCTGCAGTAGTGGCTCCTCATCATCAGGACAGTGTCAGCCTAACTCCTGCAGTGACGAGGGTTCCTATTGGGCCCTCGGAGCCTTCGAAACCCCCAACCCCCCTGGACCTCACCTCGGACCTACAGGCTCCCCCCACTACCTTCTCAACACAGACCCCCAGGGGCCCGGGGAGGGCAGAGAGTGTGGGGCCGAACTGAAATCCTCCCCACCCCATCCCAGTACCACAGCATCCATCAACGAGCTGGCCTCCCTGGAGAAGACCCCCAGCACCAGCGGGTTCCGTGGGGTCCCCTCGGTCCCCTGCCCGGCTAAGAAGAAACTTCTATCCTCTAGCGACACAGCAGAGTCGTGTTCGGAGGATGAGGGCCCCTCTACCTCTAAGAGGAGCCGTCTTGCACTGCTGGCCCCTGGCTTAGGGCTGGCCTCCTGCAGGGGCACCGATGCCAAGGCTGCCCCCTTCTGGAACCACCTGCTGCCTAACGCTCAGGGCCGGGCCCATGCCAAG AGTGTATCAGAAGTCAGCAGAACCAGCAGGAGGCTGAAAAG tcgaCAGCTGCGTAGTGGGCGGCGCACAGACACCTTGTGTCGTTCTGCTCGGTCAGGCTGGCCCTCTTCCTCAATCAGCCGGTCACTTTTGGGCAACTTTGAG GAGTCGATCCTGAAGGGTCGTTTCTCTCCGTCGGGTCGTATCGAGGGCTTCACAGCAGAGATCGGCGCCAGCGGATCCTACTGCCCTCAACACGCCACTCTGCCTGTACACGTCACTTACTACGACATCTCAGAGCACAGCGCACCCTCACCCTTcttg GGAGTGATCTCCTTGGAGCCTCTTGGAAAGAAAGGATACAGCATACCCAAAGCAGGGACCATCCAAGTG acctTATTCAACCCAAATAAAACTGTGGTGAAGATGTTCCTCGTGACCTATAACTTTGGGGACATGCCCGTCAATCACATGACCTTCCTGCGTCACCGCATCTTCCTGGTTCCCGTGGAGGAGGCTGGGCCAGATGGGGAGGGTCCTACAGAGCCCAGGGCAACGCCCACAGAGAGGAAGAAGATTCTCTGCTACTTGATACACCTCAG ATTCCAGAGCTCTAAATCTGGGAAGATTTACCTGCACAACGATATCCGGCTGCTATTCTCCCGCAAGTCCATCGAGGTGGACACGGGGATCCCTTACGAGCTCAAATCTTTCACCGAGGTGCCAAGAAACCCCAAATACTCCCCCCGTGTGTGA
- the LOC120050164 gene encoding protein-lysine 6-oxidase-like, with product MRGFGFEACLLSLTQLCILSCTLQTVLTQDASPSASLRQRMPWQHNGQVFSILSHGSEYQPSGRRDRKTGPAQRNHIVVVINNNNETAEKTNVHRYPAPRGSPRRPAPGVQLRTARRRPNGAIRHERPQENRETASRPGHDAGDGSNPTDDKPTSTNSPPLTNLRREDMMVGDDPNNPYKSIGYNPYNPYYNYYDAYYRPRARSREPHGYGTSYHQHGGLPDLVPDPYYIQVSSYIQRAPMYNLRCAAEEGCLASSAQGVADYDTRVLLRFPQRVKNQGTADFLPSKPRYAWEWHSCHHHFHSMDEFSLYELLEPGSERSVAEGHKASFCLEDTSCDPGYYRRFACTSHTQGLSPGCYDTYNADIDCQWIDITDVTPGKYILKQHDVNDS from the exons ATGAGGGGTTTTGGCTTTGAAGCCTGTTTATTGTCGTTGACACAGCTATGCATCCTCAGTTGCACATTGCAAACAGTTCTTACGCAGGATGCTTCGCCATCAGCATCTTTAAGGCAGAGAATGCCATGGCAACACAACGGGCAGGTGTTTAGTATACTTAGCCACGGTTCTGAATATCAGCCATCGGGACGAAGAGACCGAAAAACAGGTCCAGCTCAACGGAATCACATAGTTGTCGTTATCAACAACAATAATGAGACGGCTGAAAAGACGAATGTGCACAGATACCCTGCGCCAAGAGGCTCTCCAAGGCGGCCAGCGCCGGGTGTGCAATTACGCACCGCGCGTCGACGTCCTAATGGGGCGATTAGACATGAAAGACCCCAAGAGAACCGGGAGACTGCTTCAAGACCTGGCCATGATGCAGGCGATGGATCAAATCCCACCGACGACAAACCCACATCTACTAACTCTCCACCACTGACCAATTTGAGAAGAGAGGATATGATGGTTGGAGATGACCCGAACAACCCCTATAAATCCATTGGTTATAATCCCTATAACCCCTATTATAATTATTATGACGCTTACTACAGACCTAGAGCCAGAAGCAGAGAGCCGCATGGCTATGGCACAAGTTATCATCAACACGGAG GTCTCCCTGACTTGGTGCCAGATCCATACTATATTCAAGTTTCCTCCTATATCCAGAGGGCGCCCATGTACAATCTGAGATGTGCAGCCGAGGAAGGTTGCCTGGCAAG TTCTGCTCAGGGCGTGGCCGACTACGACACCCGGGTGCTGCTGCGGTTCCCCCAGCGCGTGAAGAACCAGGGCACTGCTGACTTCCTGCCCAGCAAACCTCGCTATGCCTGGGAATGGCACAGCTGCCATCA TCACTTCCACAGCATGGACGAGTTCAGTCTGTACGAGCTGCTGGAGCCCGGCTCCGAGAGAAGCGTGGCCGAGGGACACAAGGCTAGCTTCTGTTTGGAGGACACGTCATGTGACCCGGGATACTACAGACGCTTCGCCTGCACGTCTCACACTCAG GGATTGAGTCCTGGATGCTATGACACCTATAATGCCGATATTGACTGTCAGTGGATTGACATTACTGATGTGACACCTGGGAAGTATATCCTTAAG CAACACGATGTGAATGATTCCTAA